ACATCACCAAAATATTTTTTCTGTCTAAGATTTTCTACTGTATCATTTGCGCCCCAAGAATTATGAATTAATGACTCACGGCCTGCAAAATATCTTAAAGCATTCCCAACAAGACTGGTTGTGCGAAAATATACATCGCGTTCATCACCGCCCGCACTAAAAAATGTATGAAGCCTTGATTGAGTCCCTAGGTAGTGTCGTCAAATAAGAATTTGAAGCCAGAGAATCAGGCAGGCTATCTGTACCGATGCCATATATGAGGAGGCCTTTTTAGCATATCTGGTTGCTATTCCTCGCCACCGCTTCAATTTCAAAAATGTATTCTCA
This portion of the Synergistaceae bacterium genome encodes:
- a CDS encoding transposase → ENTFLKLKRWRGIATRYAKKASSYMASVQIACLILWLQILI